The Deltaproteobacteria bacterium genome has a window encoding:
- a CDS encoding Gldg family protein has product MGLKNMWKNYAKFFIYLIVIVLVNIAGITFFFRADLTGNKIYSISEASREVVSTLSEPLTINVFFTKHLPAPHNNTERYLHDLLQEYSVYANQHFNYRFYDVSPDEGEISQETEQNQKLANNYGIHPVQIQLVEKDEVKFQKAYMGLVLIHGDIIERIPTITATDGLEYELTTAIRKLNNKVSALLRLPNKIRVKLFLSSSLKVVAPYMRLNDLPQLPTKLEKIVEKLNDKNYGKLAFEYLDPSKYQGSEAESKKYNIMNLKWPALSGGKIQPGQGAVGLVMEYGDKAVEIPLIRVLRIPLIGKHYELAKMSEMEEVIDKSVESLIDINEDLGYLADHGTLKLWGTPPTGPMGQQNQETLSNFQALTSQNYTIKSVNLKDDTIPESLKCMMIARPTEPFTDYELFQIDQFLMRGKSLALFLDTFNEVMPPNQRGMSFNQGPSYVPLKTGLEKLLDHYGVGIKQSYVLDENCYKQIVPAQFGGGERAIYFAPIIKNQFINKDLQFMSNIKGLVAIKISPLELNKERIKKNGLKTYKVFSSSEKSWEMSGRINLNPMFIRPPQSNDKLQSVPLAYILEGEFPSYFAGKPIPERESADGDSENKDRQESADGKTDVDFSKIETEGEILSRGNAGKIFLIASSEMLKDNVLDEKGRTPNAMFIMNVLDYLNKREEIAVMRSKEQRFNPLDDPGAGTKTVVKFFNIAGLPLFVVLFGLLVWFLRHSRKKRLQMMFQK; this is encoded by the coding sequence ATGGGCCTTAAGAATATGTGGAAAAATTACGCCAAATTCTTCATCTACCTGATTGTCATCGTCCTTGTCAACATAGCCGGCATTACCTTTTTTTTCAGAGCGGACCTGACCGGAAATAAGATCTACTCCATCTCCGAAGCAAGCCGCGAGGTAGTGTCCACACTTTCAGAGCCCTTGACTATCAATGTCTTTTTTACCAAGCACCTTCCTGCGCCTCACAACAATACAGAGCGGTATCTCCACGACCTGTTGCAGGAATATTCCGTCTATGCCAACCAGCATTTCAATTATCGCTTTTATGACGTCAGCCCTGACGAGGGAGAAATCAGCCAAGAAACCGAGCAAAACCAGAAATTGGCGAACAACTACGGAATACATCCTGTCCAGATCCAGCTTGTGGAGAAAGATGAGGTCAAATTTCAGAAGGCTTATATGGGCCTGGTTTTGATTCACGGGGACATCATTGAACGCATTCCCACGATTACGGCCACGGACGGGCTGGAATACGAGCTGACAACCGCCATCCGGAAACTGAACAACAAAGTCAGCGCACTCCTGAGATTACCGAATAAGATACGGGTCAAGCTTTTTCTCTCGTCTTCCCTTAAAGTCGTCGCGCCGTATATGCGTTTGAACGATCTTCCTCAACTTCCGACTAAGCTGGAAAAGATCGTAGAAAAGCTCAATGACAAGAACTATGGAAAGCTCGCATTCGAATATCTGGACCCCTCAAAATATCAGGGTTCGGAGGCGGAGTCTAAAAAATACAATATCATGAACCTGAAATGGCCGGCTCTTTCCGGTGGCAAAATCCAACCGGGCCAAGGCGCCGTCGGTCTTGTGATGGAGTACGGAGACAAAGCGGTGGAAATCCCCCTGATCCGTGTCCTGCGGATTCCTCTGATAGGAAAGCATTATGAGTTGGCAAAGATGAGCGAAATGGAAGAGGTCATCGATAAGAGTGTCGAATCACTAATCGACATAAATGAAGACTTGGGCTATCTGGCCGACCATGGCACACTGAAACTCTGGGGCACACCACCGACCGGTCCCATGGGGCAACAAAATCAGGAGACCCTATCCAACTTCCAGGCCCTGACATCACAAAACTACACTATCAAGAGTGTTAATTTGAAGGACGACACTATTCCAGAAAGCCTCAAGTGCATGATGATAGCCCGACCAACCGAACCTTTTACCGATTACGAGCTATTTCAAATCGACCAGTTTCTTATGCGAGGAAAAAGCCTGGCCTTGTTTCTGGACACCTTTAACGAGGTTATGCCGCCCAATCAGCGGGGCATGTCCTTTAACCAGGGGCCCTCGTATGTGCCTCTAAAAACAGGACTTGAGAAACTGCTGGACCATTACGGCGTCGGAATCAAGCAGTCTTATGTTTTGGACGAAAATTGCTACAAGCAGATAGTTCCCGCACAATTCGGCGGAGGTGAGAGAGCCATATATTTTGCCCCTATTATAAAGAATCAGTTCATAAACAAGGACCTGCAATTCATGAGCAATATCAAGGGGCTGGTTGCGATAAAGATCTCTCCTTTAGAGTTGAATAAAGAACGGATCAAGAAAAACGGGCTGAAGACCTACAAGGTCTTTTCCTCATCGGAAAAGTCGTGGGAAATGAGCGGAAGGATAAATCTTAACCCCATGTTTATCCGGCCGCCGCAATCGAATGATAAGCTCCAAAGCGTACCCCTGGCATATATCTTAGAGGGGGAATTTCCCAGTTATTTTGCCGGAAAACCTATTCCCGAGAGAGAATCGGCCGACGGTGATTCCGAAAACAAGGACCGGCAAGAATCGGCCGACGGAAAAACCGACGTTGATTTTTCCAAAATCGAGACCGAAGGTGAGATTCTCTCCAGGGGAAATGCCGGCAAAATATTTCTCATTGCGTCCTCTGAGATGCTCAAGGACAATGTACTGGATGAAAAAGGCAGAACCCCCAATGCCATGTTTATCATGAATGTACTGGATTACCTGAACAAGCGGGAAGAAATCGCAGTTATGAGGAGTAAAGAGCAACGCTTCAATCCCCTGGATGACCCGGGAGCGGGGACCAAAACCGTTGTTAAATTCTTCAATATTGCGGGGCTTCCCCTGTTTGTGGTCCTTTTTGGTCTTCTGGTCTGGTTCCTCAGGCACTCCCGCAAGAAAAGGCTCCAGATGATGTTTCAGAAATAG
- a CDS encoding DUF748 domain-containing protein — MGIRLSCAGFSRTKKGVVIAAVFVVLYAIFGFLIAPSILKSNLISGIAEQLDRKATVSQIRVNPFALSATLRGFQLNEPDDERFFSFEELYVNFQLSSILRRAYTFDEIRLIAPDGRIKVLPDGSLNFSDLLTSWEATESTPDESDELPPVVIFRLQVEQGRLAFSDLSRPTPFETELSPIGLTFNNFSTRKDSESPYAFTATTGEGGVLSWEGDFSVNPLRSQGRFALIGITARTLWKYFQDQVRFEVHSGSINLAARYDVAAGGKTFELKLIDGALKLNEFTLAEKGINKTLISVPLFSVSGADIDLPNKRAVFASVSSSGAGVEGWLAPDGTLNYHTLLAMDGLEDKAEESSGTPDQSGAESQPWQITVNELTLEDCGVTLEDRTLAEPVRVTLEQVNLNLKNVSNQKNSQAEVLLALTVNQTGTVELKGLAGINPVSTEFALKVARIALKPFQSYVDAVAKLDLVSGTVSLEGDFKYRSQDGHGPEMRYRGGVSVDSFEAVNRLQSEDFLKWKSLALNGLLLDIEPDKLSISEIVANQPYARIIIWPDKTVNLTRVFSTQDDDGAHDADAKGRAVMPVTIDAVRIENGSANFADLWMKPNFATGIQGLNGTIKGLSSEPSARADVLIEGKVDEYAPVRIAGQINALSPEAYADVALSFKNMELSTLTPYSGKFVGYTIEKGKMSLDLKYKLSENVLVGENKIVLNRLTLGERIDSADATKLPVRLAIALLKDRNGRIDIDLPVRGDLNNPEFNYGRIIARALVNLITKIVTFPFAILGGLIGGDGEKLSFVEFEFGSAALGAGQMNKLDKLAEALHERPNLRLEIRGAADSGYDREALAEAQLLSQLKHARLEELRAAGVQGPVHAEEVSLSDDDHSRLITQAYVDRFAERPEALFTVKSGASATDEAVASGALESSPETDGQPAKRPPIEPRVLIAAAKQRLIRNMAVDEIALRRLAQERARQIKGHLIQQGEIPDERVFMIEVEIDGASDGDAIRSNLTLSGT, encoded by the coding sequence ATGGGCATTCGTTTGTCTTGCGCCGGATTTTCGCGTACGAAAAAGGGGGTGGTCATCGCCGCCGTTTTTGTGGTGCTCTATGCCATTTTTGGCTTTCTCATTGCCCCCTCGATTCTCAAGTCCAATCTGATATCAGGTATAGCTGAGCAGCTTGATAGAAAGGCTACGGTCAGCCAAATCAGGGTGAATCCGTTTGCGCTTTCGGCAACCCTGAGGGGTTTTCAATTGAATGAGCCGGACGACGAGCGCTTTTTTAGTTTTGAAGAACTCTATGTCAATTTCCAGCTTTCCTCAATTTTGCGCCGAGCATATACTTTTGATGAGATTCGTTTGATCGCACCTGATGGACGTATTAAGGTCTTGCCTGACGGTAGCCTGAATTTTTCAGACCTTCTCACCTCATGGGAGGCAACAGAATCCACGCCGGATGAAAGCGATGAGTTGCCGCCCGTTGTCATCTTTAGACTGCAGGTCGAACAGGGTCGCCTGGCGTTTAGCGATCTGTCGCGACCCACGCCCTTTGAAACTGAGTTGTCTCCCATTGGGCTCACGTTTAATAACTTCAGCACCCGAAAGGATAGTGAGAGTCCTTACGCCTTCACTGCAACTACAGGAGAGGGGGGGGTCCTGAGTTGGGAAGGCGACTTTTCGGTCAATCCTCTTCGCTCCCAGGGGCGCTTTGCGCTTATCGGCATAACGGCCCGTACGCTATGGAAATACTTTCAGGATCAGGTGCGTTTCGAAGTGCACAGCGGGTCGATCAACCTGGCTGCCCGGTACGATGTGGCTGCCGGCGGCAAGACCTTCGAGTTGAAACTGATTGACGGGGCCTTGAAACTGAATGAGTTCACGCTGGCCGAGAAAGGCATCAATAAGACGCTTATCTCAGTGCCCTTGTTTTCCGTGAGTGGCGCTGACATAGACCTTCCCAATAAGCGAGCCGTCTTTGCTTCTGTCAGCTCCAGCGGCGCCGGTGTTGAGGGATGGCTCGCTCCTGATGGGACCCTAAACTACCACACGTTGCTTGCAATGGATGGCCTTGAAGATAAGGCTGAGGAATCATCCGGGACCCCGGATCAATCAGGAGCCGAAAGTCAACCCTGGCAAATCACTGTTAATGAACTGACGTTGGAAGACTGCGGAGTGACGCTGGAAGACCGCACCCTGGCTGAACCGGTCCGTGTGACTCTGGAGCAGGTAAACTTGAACCTGAAAAACGTTAGTAATCAGAAGAATTCGCAAGCTGAGGTTCTACTCGCCCTTACAGTCAATCAAACAGGAACCGTGGAGCTCAAAGGGCTGGCCGGCATCAACCCGGTATCCACCGAGTTCGCCTTGAAAGTTGCACGGATCGCCTTGAAGCCCTTTCAGTCATATGTGGATGCTGTTGCCAAGCTTGACCTTGTTAGCGGTACAGTAAGCCTTGAAGGTGACTTCAAGTATCGGAGCCAGGATGGCCATGGGCCGGAAATGCGCTACCGGGGCGGCGTGAGTGTCGACAGCTTTGAGGCTGTCAACCGATTGCAGTCCGAGGATTTCCTGAAGTGGAAATCCCTTGCGCTTAATGGTTTGTTGCTTGATATTGAGCCTGACAAGCTGAGCATTTCTGAGATTGTGGCCAATCAGCCATATGCCAGGATAATCATCTGGCCTGACAAAACGGTCAATCTGACCAGGGTGTTTTCTACTCAGGATGATGATGGCGCCCATGATGCTGATGCAAAGGGGCGGGCCGTGATGCCAGTCACCATCGATGCGGTGCGCATTGAAAACGGCTCGGCTAATTTTGCCGACTTATGGATGAAGCCAAACTTTGCCACTGGCATCCAAGGTCTGAACGGAACCATAAAAGGCCTCTCCTCAGAGCCTTCGGCACGGGCTGATGTCTTGATCGAAGGTAAGGTGGATGAATACGCGCCGGTAAGAATCGCCGGGCAGATCAACGCCTTGAGCCCAGAGGCTTACGCTGATGTGGCGTTGTCCTTTAAGAACATGGAGCTCAGCACCTTAACGCCCTATTCCGGCAAGTTTGTGGGTTACACCATTGAAAAGGGCAAGATGTCACTCGATCTCAAGTACAAGTTGTCGGAAAATGTGCTTGTTGGGGAGAATAAAATCGTTCTAAATCGACTCACCCTGGGTGAGCGCATAGATAGCGCCGATGCCACAAAACTACCGGTCAGGCTCGCTATAGCCCTGCTAAAGGATCGTAATGGGAGGATTGACATTGATCTGCCGGTGCGCGGCGATCTCAATAACCCTGAGTTCAACTATGGCCGTATTATAGCGAGAGCCCTGGTGAATCTGATCACCAAGATCGTCACCTTCCCCTTTGCCATCCTGGGTGGTCTCATAGGGGGAGATGGTGAAAAGCTCAGTTTTGTGGAGTTTGAATTTGGCAGTGCTGCGCTCGGCGCGGGGCAGATGAATAAACTTGATAAATTGGCTGAGGCGCTCCACGAGCGACCTAACCTTCGGCTTGAAATACGAGGCGCTGCAGACAGCGGCTACGACAGGGAGGCGCTGGCTGAAGCACAACTGCTAAGTCAGCTCAAACACGCGAGACTAGAAGAGCTGCGAGCTGCCGGAGTGCAAGGGCCTGTCCACGCCGAAGAAGTTTCGCTCTCTGATGATGACCACAGCCGTCTTATAACTCAGGCCTATGTTGACAGATTTGCAGAGCGCCCGGAAGCCTTGTTTACAGTTAAGTCGGGGGCGTCTGCCACAGATGAGGCGGTGGCCTCAGGCGCCCTGGAATCGTCTCCAGAGACTGACGGCCAACCCGCAAAACGGCCACCTATCGAACCCCGGGTTCTCATTGCTGCCGCCAAGCAACGATTAATCAGAAACATGGCGGTTGATGAAATCGCCCTGCGGCGTCTCGCTCAAGAGCGGGCAAGGCAGATCAAGGGTCATCTGATCCAGCAGGGAGAGATTCCGGATGAACGCGTCTTTATGATAGAGGTTGAGATAGACGGCGCTTCTGATGGCGATGCCATACGTAGTAATCTAACCCTGTCAGGGACTTAG
- a CDS encoding ATP-binding cassette domain-containing protein, with amino-acid sequence MIHVENLTKYYDALCAVDRINLDVKKGEIMGLLGPNGAGKTTTLRMLTGFLRPTSGSIRVKDYNIDEHALEIKKLLGYLPESAPLYYEMLVYDYLDYVANIRGLAREEKLPRIRHLADMCGLNEVMHQPIGELSKGFKQRVGLAHAMMNDPEILVMDEPTSGLDPNQIVEIREIIRQIGKEKTIIISTHILSEAEATCDRIVIINRGKIVADDSTETLKQAASGEYVINISLQNADLESVKKDLYSVDGVSDIAPVSAEAGTLNVRLTCQSTSDLRADIYRKIKQTDWIMVGLHQETKTLESIFSELTKEN; translated from the coding sequence ATGATTCATGTCGAAAACCTGACCAAATACTATGACGCTCTGTGTGCAGTAGACCGGATCAACCTTGACGTCAAGAAGGGCGAAATCATGGGACTGTTAGGCCCCAATGGCGCCGGCAAGACCACGACGCTACGTATGCTCACTGGTTTTCTCAGACCAACCTCCGGCAGCATTCGCGTTAAAGACTACAACATTGATGAACATGCCCTTGAGATCAAGAAACTCCTGGGATACCTCCCTGAATCAGCCCCCCTTTACTATGAAATGCTGGTCTATGATTACCTGGACTACGTGGCAAACATTAGAGGCCTTGCCAGGGAAGAAAAACTCCCCAGGATTCGCCATCTGGCTGACATGTGCGGCCTCAACGAGGTCATGCACCAACCCATTGGCGAACTTTCCAAGGGCTTCAAGCAGCGCGTTGGCCTGGCCCACGCCATGATGAATGATCCGGAGATATTGGTCATGGACGAGCCTACCTCAGGTCTGGATCCCAATCAGATCGTTGAAATCCGGGAAATCATCAGGCAGATCGGGAAGGAAAAGACCATTATCATCTCGACCCACATTCTCAGTGAAGCCGAAGCCACGTGCGATCGGATTGTGATCATCAACCGTGGTAAAATCGTTGCAGACGACAGCACGGAAACCCTCAAGCAGGCCGCTAGCGGAGAATACGTCATCAATATTTCCCTTCAGAACGCAGACCTCGAATCGGTCAAAAAGGACCTTTATAGCGTTGATGGAGTTTCGGACATTGCGCCCGTGAGTGCAGAAGCGGGCACTTTGAACGTGAGGCTCACGTGCCAATCTACTTCAGATCTAAGGGCTGATATCTACAGAAAAATCAAACAGACTGACTGGATCATGGTGGGACTTCACCAGGAAACGAAAACCCTGGAAAGCATTTTCAGCGAGCTCACAAAGGAGAACTGA
- a CDS encoding ABC-2 transporter permease, whose protein sequence is MRQVGHIFKKEFSVYFISPVGYIVISIFLLVTGWFFFTTFFLYNQANLRNFFALLPLTFSFIVPAITMRLFSEELNVGSYEVLLTMPVTFLDVVLGKFLAAAAFVSAMLIPTLAYPVTVSFLGELDWGPVVGGYIGAILLGAAFSAIGLFASSLTRNQIIAFIIGMAICFSLTLVDKMLFFLPQSLLGVLEYMGADFHFENISKGVIDSRDILYFLSVSFVSLYGAHLAMRHKD, encoded by the coding sequence ATGCGACAGGTTGGACATATCTTTAAGAAGGAATTCTCGGTTTATTTCATATCCCCCGTCGGCTATATTGTCATATCAATTTTTCTTTTGGTAACCGGGTGGTTTTTTTTCACGACCTTTTTTCTTTATAATCAGGCAAATCTCCGTAACTTTTTTGCCCTGCTTCCCCTTACTTTTTCATTCATTGTCCCAGCCATCACTATGAGGTTGTTTTCCGAGGAGTTGAATGTCGGGTCCTACGAGGTTTTGCTTACCATGCCGGTAACATTTCTGGACGTGGTGTTGGGCAAATTCCTGGCTGCCGCGGCATTCGTGTCAGCCATGCTGATCCCTACTCTGGCATATCCCGTTACCGTCTCTTTTCTTGGCGAACTCGATTGGGGACCGGTTGTTGGTGGATACATCGGCGCAATTCTACTGGGCGCCGCCTTTTCTGCCATCGGGCTATTTGCCTCGTCGCTGACCCGGAACCAGATTATTGCCTTTATAATCGGCATGGCTATATGCTTCAGCCTGACGCTGGTTGACAAGATGCTTTTTTTCCTGCCCCAATCACTATTGGGAGTCTTAGAGTACATGGGAGCGGACTTTCACTTTGAGAACATCTCCAAGGGCGTTATCGATTCACGTGACATTTTGTACTTCTTGAGCGTCAGTTTTGTCAGTCTTTATGGTGCACACCTCGCCATGCGTCACAAGGATTAA